TCTGCCTCTCCAGCATGGTGGGCTGCCCCGCCGGGTGCACCTTCTGCGCCACCGGGGCCCTGGGCTTTGGGCGGAACCTCACCGCGGCGGAGATCCTCTCCCAGCTCCTCGCCATCGCCCACCACCAGGGCCTCTCCCCCCGGGAGATCCGCAACGTCGTCCTCATGGGCATGGGGGAGCCCCTCCTGAACCTCCATCACGTCCTCAAGGCCATCCGGATCCTGCTCCACCCCAAGGCCCTGGCCATGAGCCCAAGGCGCATCACCCTCTCCACCGTGGGCATCCCCCGGGGCATCCTACGCCTAGCCGAAGAGGACTTAGGGGTGCGCCTCGCCCTCTCCCTCCACGCCCCCGACGACGAGACCAGGCGGAGGATCATCCCCACCGCCCACCGCTACCCCATCGCCGAGATCCTGGGGGCGGTGCGCCGCCACTACGCGAGGACCAGGAGGCGGGTCACCTTTGAGTACACCCTCCTCAAAGGCCTCAACGACCACCCCTGGCAGGCCCGGCTCCTGGCCAAGCTCCTCAAAGGGATCGGCGCCCACGTGAACCTGATCCCCTTTAACCCGTGGGAAGGGGCCCCGGTGGAGGGGACGCCCAAGGCGGGCATCCTGGCCTTCGCCGAGGAGCTTAGGCGCCTGGGGGTGCCCACCTCCATCAGGTGGAGCCGGGGCCGGGACGTGGGGGCCGCCTGCGGCCAGCTGGCCCTGAAGGCCCCCAAAGCCCTCTCCCTCACACCCCTTCTAGAAGACGCCGGGCGATGACCACCTTGAGGATCTCGCTGGTCCCCTCCCCGATGCGGGTGAGCCGGGCGTCCCGCCAGTAGCGCTCCACGGGGTAGTCCCTTATGTAGCCGTAGCCCCCCAGGATCTGGATGGCCTGGTCGCAGGCCTTCACCGCCACCTCGCTGGCGAAGAGCTTGGCCTGGGCGGCCTCGAGGGCATAGGGCCTTCCCCCGTCCTTGAGCTCCGCCGCCTTCAGGTAAAGGAGCTTGGCCGCTTCTAGGTCGGTGGCCATCTCCGCCAGCTTGAAGGAGACCCCTTGGAACTCGGCGATGGGCCTGCCGAAGGCTTCCCTTTCCTTGGCGTGGCGGAAGGCGAAGTCCAGGGCAGCCCGGCCGAGGCCCACGGCCATGGCGGCGATGCCAATCCTTCCCCCGTCCAGGACCTTGAGGACATCGTAAAAACCCTTCCCCCGCTCCCCCAGAAGCCCCTCCTCGGGGACGAAGAGGTCCTCCAGGAGGAGCTGGGCGGTGTCCGAGGCGCTAAGCCCCAGCTTCTCCTCCTTCCGCCCCACCCTAAGCCCCTTCTCGGGGCGGGAGAAGGCGAAGGCGGAGATGCCCAGGTGCTTCCTCTCCGGGCTTGGGGCCGGGTCGGTGCGGGCCAGGATCACGTAGACCCCGGCCACGCTCCCCTGGGTGATGAACTGCTTGGTGCCGTTGAGCCGCCATCCCCCCTCCACCTTCTCGGCCCGGGTCTTGAGGGCGGCGGCGTCCGACCCCGAGCCCGGCTCCGTGAGCCCCCAGGCCCCTAAGGCCTCCCCCGAGGCGAGCCTTGGCAGGAACTCCGCCTTCTGCGCCTCGTTCCCCGCTAGGAGGATGTGGCCCGCGGCCAGGGAGTTGTGGCTGGCCACGGTGAGGGCCAGGGCGCCGTCATGGTAGGCGATCTCCTCCACCATGCGGGCGAAAAGCCGCGTGGAAAGCCCCGCCCCCCCGTAGGCCTCGGGCACCGTGGCCCCAAAGACCCCAAACTGGGCCATCTTCCGCACCAGATCCCAGGGGAAGGCCCCCGTCCGGTCCCGTTCCGCCGCTCCCGGGGCCACCTCGGCCTTCAGGAACTCCCGAAGGGGCCCCAAGACCGCCCGCTCCTCCTTGCTCTCCTCAAACCAGAGGGCCATGGTGGGGTCAGTATAACACTTTACCGCCGGATGGTAAAAATGCGTCAGACCACAGGGCGTGCTAAAGTCTTCCCCGATGCTCCTCCTCCTGGGCCCCACGGACGTGGGCAAGACCACCCTGGCCCTAAGGCTTCTGGAGCGGGCCAAGGAAGGGTACCTCCTGGACCTGGACCCGGGGCAGGGGGCCCTGCCCGGCACCTTCGCCCTCTTCCGCTACCGGGAGGGGAACCTCACCCTGGTGCGCCGCGCCTTGGTGGGGGCCCTCTCCCCCGTGGGGGTGGAGGCCAGGGCCCTGGTGGCCGCTCTCCGCCTCGCCCGCCTCATCCCCAGGGGAAGCCCGGCCATAGGGGACACGGATGGCCTCCTGGACCCCACCTACCGCCTCCTCCAGGTGGACGCCCTAAGCCCCGCCGAGGTCCTGGTCCTGGGCTCCGAGGCCCTCTACCGGGCCCTGAGCTGGCGCAAGGACCTCAGGGTGCGCCTGGCCAGGCCCCTTCCCGAGGCCCGGAGGAAGACCGCCGCCGAAAGGAGGCGAAACCGCCTGGAGAAGCTTCTTGCCCACTTCCAGGAGGCGAGGCCCAGAATCCTTCCCCTGGGAAGCACGGGTGAGCCCGGGAGGCTCTACGGCCTCCTGGACGCCGAGGGCTTCTTCCTGGCCTACGGGAGGCTCCTGGCCTGGGAAGGGGGGGAGGGGCTCTTCCTCACCCCCCATGCGGGGGAGGTGGCCCGCCTCGAGGCCACCCGCCTTAGCCTCCCTACCCCCGCACTACCAGGTTGAGGATCTTGCCGGGGACGTAGATCTCCTTGACGATCTCCTTCCCCTCCAGGTGGGCCTGGACGTTTCGCACCTTGAGGGCCTCGGCCTTGGCCACCTCTAGGGGGGCGTCCTTGGGGATCTGGATGGTCCCCCGCACCCGGCCGTTCACCTGCACCGCCACCTCCACCACGCCCCTTTCTAGGGCCTCCTCGTCCAGCTCAGGCCAGCCCGCCTGGAAGAGGCTATCGGGCCAGAACCGGTGCCAAAGCTCCTCGGCCAGGTGGGGGGCGAAGGGGAAGAGCATCTGCAGGTAGTAGCGGATGGCGGTGCGGTAGACCGGGGTCACGGGGCGGGCCTTGCGGTACTCGTAGAGGGCGTTCAGGAACTCCATGAGGGCAGCGATGGCGGTGTTGAAGCGGAGGGCCTCGAGGTCCTCCGTCACCTTCTTGAGGGTGGCGTGGAGCTTCCGGTAAAGCTCCAGGTCCGCCCCTTCCAGCTCCTCCTTCTGGAAGCGGCCCGAGGTCTGGGCCAGGGCCTCGCGGTCCTCGGCCACCCGCCTGTAAATCCGGTTCAGGAAGCGCCAGGCCCCCTGGACCCCCTCCTCCGTCCAGACCATCTCGTTCTCGGGAGGGGCGGCGAAGAGGATGGTGATGCGGGCGATGTCCGCACCCTCCTCCCTCACGAAGGGCCCCACCATGACCCCGTTGCCCTTGGACTTGCTCATCACCGCGGGCTTCCAGAGGTGGAGGGTGCCGTCCTGGTGGGGCCTAAGCTCCGCCCCCATCTTCCCCACCTCTTCCAGGGAAAGCTCCCTCTCCTGGATCTCCAGCCGGAGGCGGGTGGGCTCGGGAAGGCGCACCCTATCCCCTTCCACCTCCACCTCTCCGAAGTCCGTCCAGGCCAGGACCATGCCCTGGGTGAAGAGGCCCTGGAAAGGCTCCTCCACCCCCACCATCCCCAGGTCGTGGAGGAACTTGGTGAAAAAGCGGCTATAGAGGAGGTGAAGCACCGCGTGCTCCACCCCGCCGATGTACTGGTCCACGGGCATCCAGAAGTCCGCCTTCTTAGGGTCAAAGGGGAGGCGGTCGTTATGGGGGTCGGCGTAGCGGAGGTAGTACCAGCTAGAGTCAAAGAAGGTGTCCATGGTGTCCGTGTCCCGCCGGGCGGGGCCTTTGCACCTGGGGCAGGGGGTCTCGTAGAACTCGGGGTGGGCCTCCAGGGGGCTTTTCCCCTTGGGGCGGATGTCCTCCACGTCCTTGAGGTCGGGGAGGAGGACGGGAAGCTCCTCCTCGGGGACGGGCACCACGCCGCAGGAGGGGCAGTGGACCATGGGGATGGGGGTGCCCCAGTAGCGCTGGCGGCTGATGAGCCAGTCCCTTAGGCGGTAGGTGACCTTGGCCTTCCCCAGGCCCCTTTCCTCTAGCCAGAGGGTGATCCGCCTCTTGGCCTCCTCGCTGGGGAGGCCATCGAAGGGCCCCGAGTTCACCAGAATGCCGGGCTCCTCGTAGGCCCCTTCCAGGGGCTCGGGGAGGGACTTGCCGGGGCGCTCAATCACCTTCCGGATGGGAAGGCCAAACCTTTGGGCGAACTCGAAGTCCCTCCCGTCATGGGCAGGCACGGCCATGATGGCCCCGGTGCCGTAGCCATAGAGGACGTAGTCCGCGGTCCAGATGGGGATCCTCTCCCCGGTGGCGGGGTTTTGGGCGTAGACCCCCAGGAAGACCCCGGTCTTCTCCCGGCCTTCCGCCTGGCGCTCGATCTCCGTCTTGTGCTTGGCGGCCTCCAAGTAGGCCAAGACCTCCTCCCGCTTATCGGGAGAGGCGAGCTCCAGGGCGAGGGGGTGCTCCGGGGCCAGGACCAGGAAGGTGGCCCCATAGAGGGTGTCGGGGCGGGTGGTGAAAACGGGGATCCTCACCTCCTTCCCCTCCACGGGGAAGAGGATCTCCGCCCCCTCGGAGCGGCCG
The genomic region above belongs to Thermus sediminis and contains:
- the rlmN gene encoding 23S rRNA (adenine(2503)-C(2))-methyltransferase RlmN gives rise to the protein MTERALRPLLDLFPEDFPGEGYRKAQIAHWVFARGVLDFAEMTDLPKALREALAREWRISEFQLVEAYPSKDGSVKYLFTLLDGQKTEAVYMPYPNRKTVCLSSMVGCPAGCTFCATGALGFGRNLTAAEILSQLLAIAHHQGLSPREIRNVVLMGMGEPLLNLHHVLKAIRILLHPKALAMSPRRITLSTVGIPRGILRLAEEDLGVRLALSLHAPDDETRRRIIPTAHRYPIAEILGAVRRHYARTRRRVTFEYTLLKGLNDHPWQARLLAKLLKGIGAHVNLIPFNPWEGAPVEGTPKAGILAFAEELRRLGVPTSIRWSRGRDVGAACGQLALKAPKALSLTPLLEDAGR
- a CDS encoding acyl-CoA dehydrogenase family protein, which encodes MALWFEESKEERAVLGPLREFLKAEVAPGAAERDRTGAFPWDLVRKMAQFGVFGATVPEAYGGAGLSTRLFARMVEEIAYHDGALALTVASHNSLAAGHILLAGNEAQKAEFLPRLASGEALGAWGLTEPGSGSDAAALKTRAEKVEGGWRLNGTKQFITQGSVAGVYVILARTDPAPSPERKHLGISAFAFSRPEKGLRVGRKEEKLGLSASDTAQLLLEDLFVPEEGLLGERGKGFYDVLKVLDGGRIGIAAMAVGLGRAALDFAFRHAKEREAFGRPIAEFQGVSFKLAEMATDLEAAKLLYLKAAELKDGGRPYALEAAQAKLFASEVAVKACDQAIQILGGYGYIRDYPVERYWRDARLTRIGEGTSEILKVVIARRLLEGV
- a CDS encoding Clp1/GlmU family protein, translated to MLLLLGPTDVGKTTLALRLLERAKEGYLLDLDPGQGALPGTFALFRYREGNLTLVRRALVGALSPVGVEARALVAALRLARLIPRGSPAIGDTDGLLDPTYRLLQVDALSPAEVLVLGSEALYRALSWRKDLRVRLARPLPEARRKTAAERRRNRLEKLLAHFQEARPRILPLGSTGEPGRLYGLLDAEGFFLAYGRLLAWEGGEGLFLTPHAGEVARLEATRLSLPTPALPG
- the leuS gene encoding leucine--tRNA ligase encodes the protein MEKYNPHAIEPRWQRFWKERGFMRAQEVPGKKGKQYVLVMFPYPSGDLHMGHLKNYTMGDVLARFRRVQGYEVLHPMGWDAFGLPAENAALKFGLHPRDWTYENIRQAKESLELMGILYDWDREVTTCEPDYYRFNQWIFLKMWEKGLAYRAKGLVNWCPKCQTVLANEQVVEGRCWRHEDTPVEKRELTQWYLRITAYADRLLEDLEGLRWPEKVKAMQRAWIGRSEGAEILFPVEGKEVRIPVFTTRPDTLYGATFLVLAPEHPLALELASPDKREEVLAYLEAAKHKTEIERQAEGREKTGVFLGVYAQNPATGERIPIWTADYVLYGYGTGAIMAVPAHDGRDFEFAQRFGLPIRKVIERPGKSLPEPLEGAYEEPGILVNSGPFDGLPSEEAKRRITLWLEERGLGKAKVTYRLRDWLISRQRYWGTPIPMVHCPSCGVVPVPEEELPVLLPDLKDVEDIRPKGKSPLEAHPEFYETPCPRCKGPARRDTDTMDTFFDSSWYYLRYADPHNDRLPFDPKKADFWMPVDQYIGGVEHAVLHLLYSRFFTKFLHDLGMVGVEEPFQGLFTQGMVLAWTDFGEVEVEGDRVRLPEPTRLRLEIQERELSLEEVGKMGAELRPHQDGTLHLWKPAVMSKSKGNGVMVGPFVREEGADIARITILFAAPPENEMVWTEEGVQGAWRFLNRIYRRVAEDREALAQTSGRFQKEELEGADLELYRKLHATLKKVTEDLEALRFNTAIAALMEFLNALYEYRKARPVTPVYRTAIRYYLQMLFPFAPHLAEELWHRFWPDSLFQAGWPELDEEALERGVVEVAVQVNGRVRGTIQIPKDAPLEVAKAEALKVRNVQAHLEGKEIVKEIYVPGKILNLVVRG